A single window of Zea mays cultivar B73 chromosome 10, Zm-B73-REFERENCE-NAM-5.0, whole genome shotgun sequence DNA harbors:
- the LOC103641299 gene encoding uncharacterized protein, producing MEKFLKHTRIHGLWLLSMILFASSVIHARIISGQIKEDTNNARSLTMTTVMSAGDNTTGSVDGEASSGLPSTKYFFGFYLCKKTGRVYRGLPECMAHCLLGVCTKAY from the exons ATGGAGAAGTTCTTGAAGCACACCCGCATCCACGGACTCTGGCTGCTTTCGATGATTCTTTTCGCATCTTCTGTCATTCATGCACGCATAATAAGCG GCCAAATCAAAGAGGACACCAACAACGCTAGGAGCTTGACGATGACCACCGTGATGAGTGCAGGAGACAACACGACTGGCAGTGTCGACGGGGAAGCTTCTAGCGGGCTGCCCTCCACAAAATATTTTTTTGGATTTTACCTATGCAAAAAGACTGGTAGGGTCTATAGGGGCTTGCCGGAGTGCATGGCGCATTGCCTTCTAGGAGTCTGCACTAAAGCGTACTAG